The Streptomyces sp. NBC_01298 genome contains the following window.
GCGTCTCCGTCGGCTTCACCGACACCGCCCTGTGGCGCACGGTCGAACCAGGCACCCCCTCCCCCGCCGCCCGGCTGCAGGCCGTCCGCGCCCTCACCGACGCCGGCATCGAGTGCGGGGTGCTGATGGCCCCCGTGATCCCCTTCCTCGGGGACTCCCCGGAGCAGCTGCGGGCCACCGTCCGGGCCGTCGCCGAGTCGGGCGCGACCTCCGTGACACCCCTGGTACTCCATCTGCGCCCCGGTGCCCGCGAGTGGTTCACGGCCTGGCTGGGCGAGCACCACCCCCATCTGGCCGCCCGGTACGAGCGGATGTACGCGGGCGGCTCGTACGCGCCCACCTGGTACCAGCGGATGATCACCCGCCAAGTCCACGAGCTCGCCGCCGAGTTCGGCATCGGACCGGGAGGCCCCGGCGGCCCGGCACCGGCCCGGCGGATCGTCGTACCGGAGCGGCCGGACAGCGGCGCAGCCGCGCCCGGGCCGACCCAGCTCAGCCTGCTCTGAGCGCCCGTACGACCGTACGACCGACTGAAGGGTCATCACATCGGGCCAATCGGGGCTCCAATCCCCCCTTCCGGGCGCGGGTTCCGGGACGATTCCGCCCAGAACCCTCGGCTGGGAGGCCCCATGCTGCATCCGATGCTGCGCCCGATGAAGAACAGCAAGCCCGGTCCCGCCCTGCGGCGCGCCGCCGTCCTGCTCGCGGTGTCCACCATCGCCGCCGCCCTGGCGAGCCCGGTCACGGCCGCCGCCCCGGCAGCGGCGGCTCCGGCCGCCCCGGCCGCCGAGGCCCTGAAGTGGTCCAACTGCGCGACCTCCCGCTACCCGACGCTCCAGTGCGCCTCCCTCAAGGTCCCCCTCGACCACGAGAACCCGGCGGGCCGGCAGATCTCCCTGGCTCTGACCCGGGTCCCCCACACGGCCGCCCGCTCCCAGGGCCCGCTGCTGGTCAACCCCGGCGGGCCCGGCGGCAGCGGTCGCACACTGGCCGGTTTCATCGCCTCCGCGCTGCCCAAGGACGTCGCGGCCCAGTACGACGTGATCGGCTTCGACCCCCGCGGCGTCGGCAAGAGCGAGCCCGCCCTGGACTGCGGCGCCGGCCACTTCACCCCCGTACGGCCGGACTCCGTGCCGCTGGACGAGGAGACCGAGCGGGCCAACCTGGAGCGGGTGAAGTCCTTCGCCGAGTCCTGCCAGACCAAGCACGCGGACGTCCTCCCCTACATCGGCACCGTCTCGGCGGCCCGTGACCTCGAGGTCCTGCGCACCGCCCTGCGCGCCGACAAGCTGAGCTACTTCGGCTACTCCTACGGCACCTACCTGGGCGCGGTGTACGCCAAGCTCCACCCCGACCGCGTGCACCGGCTGGTCCTGGACTCCGTGGTCGACCCGGCCGGGGTCTGGTACGAGGACAACCTCGCCCAGGACCAGGCCTTCGACTCCCGCCACAAGGCCTTCCTGGCCTGGGTGGCCCGGTACGACTCCACGTACCACCTCGGCACCGACCCGGCCGCCGTCGAGGCCCGCTGGTACGAGATGCGGACGGCACTGCGCACGGCTCCGGCGGGCGGCAAGGTGGGCCCGGCGGAGCTGGAGGACACCTTCATGCCGGGCGGCTACTTCAACGGCTACTGGCCCCACCTCGCGACGGCCTTCGCCGCCTACGCGGTGGAGGACGACCCGAAGCCGCTGGTCTCCGCGTACGAGAAGTTCGGCGCGGTGGAGCCCTCGGCGGGCAACAGCTACAGCGTGTACACGGCCGTGCAGTGCCGGGACTCGGCCTGGCCCAGGAACTGGAACCAGTGGCGGGCCGACATGTGGCGCACGCACGCCAAGGCCCCCTTCATGACCTGGAACAACGCCTGGTACAACGCCCCCTGCGCGTTCTGGCCGGGCGAGCCGCTCCAGGCCCCGGACGTCACCAACTCGGCGCTCCCGCAGGCGCTCCTCTTCCAGGCGACCGAGGACGCGGCGACCCCCTACGAGGGCGCGGTGAGCATGCGGCGCAAGCTCGCGGGCTCGGCGCTGGTCGTCGAGGAGGGCGGCGGCAACCACGGGGTCGCCCTGAGCGGCAACAAGTGCCTCGACGAGAAGCTGGCTTCGTACCTGCTGACGGGCAAGGCCGCGGACGCCGTCTGCCCGGCACAGCCCGCCCCCACCCCGATCCCGGCGACCCGTGCGGTCCCGCCCTCGGCGGGCGGCGCGGCGCTCCACGGCCTGCTGGGCTTCCGGGGCTGACGTACGGCGGGCAAGATCGTGCCCATGGCCACCTCACAGGACAACCACCTCACCCGCATCGCCGCGCCCGAGGGCGTCGCCCCGGGCACCGGCTACAGCCACGTCGTCTGGGGCACCGGGCGGTTCGTCGCCGTGTCCGGGCAGTGCGCCTTCGACGAGAAGGGCGAGCTGGTCGGGGAGGGCGATCCCGCCGCCCAGGCCCGGCAGGTGTTCGAGAACCTGCGGCGGTGCCTGGCCGCGGCCGGGGCCGGCTTCGAGGACGTGGTGAAGCTGACGTACTTCGTCACGGACATCGCCCACCTCCCGGCGGTACGGGAGGCCCGCGACGAGGTGATCGCCCCGGACCGCCTCCCGGCCTCCTCGGCGGTCCAGGTGGCGGCGCTGTTCCGGCCCGAACTGCTGATGGAGATCGAGGCCTTCGCGGTCCTGCCGGAGCGGACCGGGAGCGGGAGCGGGACCGGTTCCGCCGCCGACGAGACCGAGTCCGGTTTCCGGACCGGCTCCCGGGCCGGTTTCGGGACCGGGTTCAAGACCGGCTTCGCCGGCTGAGACCCACCGGTTGGGGCCCACCGGTTGGGGCCCACCGGCTGAGGCTCTAGGTGGTCGCGCCCAGCGCCCGCAGGGCCGCCGTGGCCGCCACTGCCAGCCGGGGGTGCGACTGGGCCCGGGTCAGGACCTCCCGGGCCCGCTCGTCCGCCAGCGCGCCCAGCCCCTCCACGCAGGCCAGGGCCACCCGCCAGTACGGGTCGTGCGGCGCGAGCCGCCGCGACAGGGTGCGGATCAGCGCCGGGGCGGACTCCGGGGCGCGCAGCGCCGCCAGCAGCCGCACCGGGTGCAGGGCGTAGGCCGTGCGCAGTTCGTTGGTGGCCAGCGCCGCCGCCGCGCGGGCGGTGCGCGGGTCCCCGAGGACGGCCAGCGCCTGCGCGGCCGCCTCGCAGCGCGGCGGGTCCCGGTGGTTGAGCAGCAGGACCAGGGACTCGAAGGCGCGCCGGTCGCCGGCCAGCCCCAGCCGGTACGCGGCCAGCTCGCGGGCCCACAGGGGCAGCCCCGCGGAGGTCAGCGATGCCGCCAGGCCGTCCGCGTCCGCCGCGAGCAGCGCCTCGTACTGCGCCTCGTACTCCGGTGCCCGCGCGGCTTCCGCCCGCAGACGCTCCAACACGTCGTTCACCCGGCCACCCTAGGCGGCTCCGGCGGACGCCGCGCCGGGTTCCCCGACACGGGTGACCGCCCCGGGGGCGGGCCTTCGAACACCCGGTTGATCGATGATCGATGATCGATGATCGGTACATTTGGGCGGTACAGGTCACATCTGCGCGCTCTGGCGGAGCAGTTGGGGACGGGTTACTGTCCCTACAACACGTACGAGGGCGGCCTGGTGACGCAGCCACCTCGTGCCAGTCGGTTCTGCACGACTTTCGCACCACCTCACGGCGTGACCCCGGGACAGGGCTCCGCCGCTTCGCCCCACCGGCTCCTTGCCTCCGGGTTCCCTGGTTCCCCCGGGTTCCCCGGTACCGCCGCGATCCCCGGTCATCCGGGAGCCCCGGGCTTCTCCCCGCGCTGTGCGCACGGCTCTCCGCGTGCTCCCGCGCGCGCTCTTCCGCTCTTCCGCACGGATTCCCCGTACGGCACGGATTCCCGTACCCACGGATTCCCGTACGGCCGCCGCGCGCGCCGTGCTCCGCGCGCCCCCTCAGTCGTCACCCTCTTCCACTGGAGTCCCGCGATGGACCTTCCGTCCACGTCCGGTCAGCCCTCCCCCTCCTCCCAGCCCGTCCGCCCCGCCCTGCAGACCATCGCCGTGGTCGGTCTCGGCACGATGGGCT
Protein-coding sequences here:
- a CDS encoding alpha/beta hydrolase produces the protein MLHPMLRPMKNSKPGPALRRAAVLLAVSTIAAALASPVTAAAPAAAAPAAPAAEALKWSNCATSRYPTLQCASLKVPLDHENPAGRQISLALTRVPHTAARSQGPLLVNPGGPGGSGRTLAGFIASALPKDVAAQYDVIGFDPRGVGKSEPALDCGAGHFTPVRPDSVPLDEETERANLERVKSFAESCQTKHADVLPYIGTVSAARDLEVLRTALRADKLSYFGYSYGTYLGAVYAKLHPDRVHRLVLDSVVDPAGVWYEDNLAQDQAFDSRHKAFLAWVARYDSTYHLGTDPAAVEARWYEMRTALRTAPAGGKVGPAELEDTFMPGGYFNGYWPHLATAFAAYAVEDDPKPLVSAYEKFGAVEPSAGNSYSVYTAVQCRDSAWPRNWNQWRADMWRTHAKAPFMTWNNAWYNAPCAFWPGEPLQAPDVTNSALPQALLFQATEDAATPYEGAVSMRRKLAGSALVVEEGGGNHGVALSGNKCLDEKLASYLLTGKAADAVCPAQPAPTPIPATRAVPPSAGGAALHGLLGFRG
- a CDS encoding RidA family protein, which encodes MATSQDNHLTRIAAPEGVAPGTGYSHVVWGTGRFVAVSGQCAFDEKGELVGEGDPAAQARQVFENLRRCLAAAGAGFEDVVKLTYFVTDIAHLPAVREARDEVIAPDRLPASSAVQVAALFRPELLMEIEAFAVLPERTGSGSGTGSAADETESGFRTGSRAGFGTGFKTGFAG
- a CDS encoding HEAT repeat domain-containing protein, whose protein sequence is MNDVLERLRAEAARAPEYEAQYEALLAADADGLAASLTSAGLPLWARELAAYRLGLAGDRRAFESLVLLLNHRDPPRCEAAAQALAVLGDPRTARAAAALATNELRTAYALHPVRLLAALRAPESAPALIRTLSRRLAPHDPYWRVALACVEGLGALADERAREVLTRAQSHPRLAVAATAALRALGATT